A region of the Pseudarthrobacter sp. MM222 genome:
CGTCGCGATGCTCCGGCAGAAGGCCCGGCCGTACCTGTTCTCCAACTCGCTGGCGCCGGCCATCGTCGCGGCCACCCTGCAGGCCCTGGACCTGGTCGAAAACTCCGCGGAACTGCGCGGCAAGCTCTTCGCCAACGCCGGGCTGTTCCGGAACCGGATGGCGGAGGAAGGCTTCGAGCTGCTCCCGGGCGAACATGCGATTGTCCCGGTGATGTTCGGGGACGCCGTGATGGCCGCCAAGGTGGCGGATGAGATGCTGCAGCACGGAGTCTTCGTGACGGCATTCAGTTACCCGGTGGTGCCCAAGGGCGCCGCCCGGATCCGGGTGCAGCTATCCGCCGCGCACAGCGCCGAAGACGTCGAGACCTGCGTGCAGGCGTTCGTCCGCAGCCGGGCCGCGGTGGCGGCCTAGCTCAGGCCGTCGCGCTGCGGCGCCGTCGACCGGTACGTCTGCAAGGATGTAACCATGTCAGCCCATTACGATGTAGTGATTGTCGGCGGCGGAATCGCCGGCCTTTCCCTTGCCTCCGCCCTGGCCGGGAGATGCAGTGTGGCCCTGGTCGAAGCCGAGCAGACCCTGGCCTACCACACCTCGGCGCGCTCGGCGCGGCAGCTGATCCCCAGTTACGGCCCGGCCGTGGTCCAGGAGCTCACCGTCCGCACACTGGAACTCATCGCCGCCGAGGACGCCGGCCGGCCCGAACCGGTGCTTAGCCCACGCAGCTTCCTGCTGATCGGCGACGAAGCCACGGTCCAGGCGGAAGCCAGCGGCCTCATGCGCCGGATCACCCATGCCGAGGCGATGGAGCTCTGCCCGGTCCTGGTGCCGGAGTCCTTCAGCGCCGCGGGCCTGGACACTGGCTCCTTCGCCTGCAATGCCCCGCTGCTGCTCGAGGACCACCGTCAGCACGCCGAGGCCGGCGGCGTGGACATCATCACCGGAGCCAAGGTCCATTCCGCCCAGCGCCTCGGCTCCGGCTGGGAACTCGGCGCGGGGCAGGAGGGCTTCCAGGCCGCCGTCGTGGTGAACGCGGCCGGCGCCTGGGCGGACGAACTCGCCGTGCTCAGCGGGGTCGAGAAGCTCGGCCTGCAGCCGTACCGGCGGACGGCGGCGATCGTCGAGGTCGGGCACCCGCTCCCGACCGGCTGTCCCATGGTGGCCGCCGCCGATGAGAGTTTCTACTTCCGCCGCGACGGCGAACAGGTCCTCATCTCACCCTCGGAGTCCGTGCCGAGCCGGCCCGAGGACGCCCAGCCGTTCCCGGGCGACGTCGAGGCCCTGATTGCCAGGCTCAACGGCATCACCACCCTCGGCATCCGCGGGGTCCGCAAGGCCTGGACCGGGTTGCGGACGGAAGCGGCTGACGGAGTCCCGGTCGTGGGGTTCGACGCCGAAGCTCCCGGATTCTTCTGGCTCGCCGGCCAGGGCGGGTACGGGTTCCAAACCTCCTCGGGCATCGCCGAACTGGCCGCAGAGCTGATACTGGCCGGCCCGGGTGCCAGCGAAACCGCGGCGGGTCCGGCATCCCGGACAACCGACGCCTTGTCTGCCACTCGCTGGTCCATCCGCCGCTGAAGAATGGAACCATGAGCACCCTCGTCACCAACATCGCCGAACTGATGACCCAGGACGTGGACCACCGCGTCCTGAAAAACGCGGCCGTGGTGGTCGAGGGGGAGCGGATCGCCTGGCTCGGCCCCGCGGCGGACGCGCCGGCCGCCGACGACGTTGTCGACGCCGGGGGGCGTGCCGTCCTTCCGGGCTGGGTCGATTCGCACACGCACCTGATCTTCGCCGGGGACCGCACGGCCGAGTTCGAGGCCCGGATGGCGGGGGAGGGCTACAGCGCCGGCGGCATTGCCGTGACCACCAGCGCCACCCGAAGCACGAGCGACTTCGACCTCACCCGGCTGGCGATGGGACGGGTGGCCGAGGCCGTCGCACAGGGCACCACCTACCTGGAGACCAAAACCGGCTACGGCTTGGACGTGGAGAACGAGGCCCGCAGCGCACGCATCGCGTCCTCGGTGGTGGACGAAGTGACCTACCTCGGGGCGCATCTCGTCCCGGCCGGAATGGATGGCGAGGAGTATACGGATCTGGTCTGCGGCCCCATGCTGGCTGCGGTCCGCCCCTACGTCCGCTGGGCCGATGTCTTCTGCGAACGGGGTGCCTTCACCGAGGAGCAGTCCCGCCGCGTGCTCCGGGCGTGCCGCGAGGCGGGATTGGGGCTGCGCGTCCATGGCAACCAGCTGGGCGAGGGCCCCGGCGTGCAGCTTGCCGTGGAATTCGGCGCGGCGAGCGTGGACCACGTGAACTACCTTTCCGGCGACGACGTCGCCGCCCTCGCCGCCAGCTGGGCCGGCTGGGACGCCGGTGCAGGCGGCAAGCGCGGAACCGTGGCAACCTGCCTGCCGGCCTGCGACCTATCCACCCGGCAGCCGCTGGCTCCCGGCCGGGAACTGCTGGACGCGGGGGTGCAGCTGGCGCTGGCCTCCAATTGCAATCCCGGCACGTCCTACACGAGTTCGATGGCGTTCTGCGTCACCACGGCCGTGCTGCAGATGCACCTGAGCGTGCATGAGGCCGTGCGAGCCGCGACCTTCGGCGGGGCGCTGGCCCTTGGCCGGGACACCGGGAATGACGTCGACGGCGAACGCGCGGTCGGGTCGATCGCCGTCGGGCACCGCGCGGACCTGCACGTGCTCAACGCGCCGTCCGCCACACATCTGGCCTACCGCCCCGGCATCCCGCTCACCCACGCGGTCTGGCGGGCGGGCGTCCGCGCCCGCTGATCCGACGTGTCACGGGTGGCTCGCGGCACGGCCCTAAAAGAACATCGGCGGAGCATCCAGCACGGTTTCGTCCACGCGCCGGTCCACCCACTGGCTGAAGGGCTTGTCCAGCTCATACTTGCCGTAGTCGGTGCGCAACAGGGTCCGGACCTCGGCATTGTCCGGGTTGTTGAGCGACTCGAAGTACTCCACGGACCAATGGAACCAGCGCATGCAGAACAGCCGCATCGTCAGCCCGTGTGTGACGAACAGGGCGTTCGGGGCGTAGCTCGGCTTGGACCAGTGCCGGTGCAGCGTCTCCATGAACGAGGAGATCCTGTCGTACACATCGGAGCCGGACTCGCCCTCCCGGAAGCGGTAGAAAAAGTGGCCGTAGGCGTTCCGGAGCTCCTTCTGGTCCTCGATTTCGCCGGCGATCTGGAAGTTCGCCCAGTCCTGCTCCCGCAGCCGCGGTTCCTCGATCACCCGCTCGGTCAGCGGCCCGAGGTCGAGCGCCTCCAGCGTCTGATAGGCCCGGAGATAGGGGGAAACATAGACGCAGACCTGC
Encoded here:
- a CDS encoding NAD(P)/FAD-dependent oxidoreductase; its protein translation is MSAHYDVVIVGGGIAGLSLASALAGRCSVALVEAEQTLAYHTSARSARQLIPSYGPAVVQELTVRTLELIAAEDAGRPEPVLSPRSFLLIGDEATVQAEASGLMRRITHAEAMELCPVLVPESFSAAGLDTGSFACNAPLLLEDHRQHAEAGGVDIITGAKVHSAQRLGSGWELGAGQEGFQAAVVVNAAGAWADELAVLSGVEKLGLQPYRRTAAIVEVGHPLPTGCPMVAAADESFYFRRDGEQVLISPSESVPSRPEDAQPFPGDVEALIARLNGITTLGIRGVRKAWTGLRTEAADGVPVVGFDAEAPGFFWLAGQGGYGFQTSSGIAELAAELILAGPGASETAAGPASRTTDALSATRWSIRR
- the hutI gene encoding imidazolonepropionase translates to MSTLVTNIAELMTQDVDHRVLKNAAVVVEGERIAWLGPAADAPAADDVVDAGGRAVLPGWVDSHTHLIFAGDRTAEFEARMAGEGYSAGGIAVTTSATRSTSDFDLTRLAMGRVAEAVAQGTTYLETKTGYGLDVENEARSARIASSVVDEVTYLGAHLVPAGMDGEEYTDLVCGPMLAAVRPYVRWADVFCERGAFTEEQSRRVLRACREAGLGLRVHGNQLGEGPGVQLAVEFGAASVDHVNYLSGDDVAALAASWAGWDAGAGGKRGTVATCLPACDLSTRQPLAPGRELLDAGVQLALASNCNPGTSYTSSMAFCVTTAVLQMHLSVHEAVRAATFGGALALGRDTGNDVDGERAVGSIAVGHRADLHVLNAPSATHLAYRPGIPLTHAVWRAGVRAR
- a CDS encoding histidine phosphatase family protein, translated to MIRHGQSAANADTSIYNRVPDYRIPLTDLGLEQARAAGEQVRRLLAGRQVCVYVSPYLRAYQTLEALDLGPLTERVIEEPRLREQDWANFQIAGEIEDQKELRNAYGHFFYRFREGESGSDVYDRISSFMETLHRHWSKPSYAPNALFVTHGLTMRLFCMRWFHWSVEYFESLNNPDNAEVRTLLRTDYGKYELDKPFSQWVDRRVDETVLDAPPMFF